Proteins encoded together in one Hevea brasiliensis isolate MT/VB/25A 57/8 chromosome 16, ASM3005281v1, whole genome shotgun sequence window:
- the LOC110647083 gene encoding aspartyl protease family protein 1, translating to MSSSSSCCYNSLLFLLLLMLTRSCNGFGTFGFDIHHRYSDPVKGILALDDLPDKGSLQYYATMAHRDQLIHGRRLATADNSTPLTFFDGNETYRFSSLGFLHYAFVLVGTPSLSFLVALDTGSDLFWLPCDCTSCVRGLQTSSGKEIQLNIYSTNNSSTSEKVPCNSSLCSQQKQCSSSQSVCPYQVLYLSENTSSSGYLVEDFLHLTTDDTQRTAHNATITFGCGQRQTGSFLDGAAPNGLFGLGMSNESVPSTLAREGLTSNSFSMCFGLDGVGRISFGDTGSSDQGETPFNLRQSHPTYNISISKIHVGGNDSNLEFTAIFDTGTSFTYLNDPAYSFISESFNNQAKDKRYLSDPGLPFEYCYEMSSIQAVPELPILNLVMKGGSQFNVTDPLVIVGLPGNTNIYCLGIVKSGNVNIIGQNFMTGYRIVFDRERNVLGWKPSNCYDLLDTNILPVNPITPGGSPSTTVNPEATAGNSNNPNVFGEPSSSGNGSPQLNSFTFAFITVLISFFTV from the exons atgtCTTCTTCGAGTTCTTGTTGTTACAATTCTTTGCTTTTCTTGTTACTGTTAATGTTAACGAGGAGTTGTAACGGGTTTGGCACATTCGGCTTCGATATTCACCACCGGTATTCGGATCCGGTCAAGGGGATTTTAGCCCTTGATGACTTGCCAGACAAGGGTAGTCTCCAGTATTATGCTACTATGGCTCACCGTGACCAATTAATCCATGGCCGTCGACTTGCTACTGCTGATAATTCGACGCCGCTCACTTTCTTTGATGGGAACGAAACTTATCGGTTCAGTTCTCTGGGATT TTTACATTACGCTTTTGTTTTAGTTGGGACACCGAGTTTATCATTTCTTGTAGCACTAGACACTGGCAGTGATCTCTTCTGGTTACCATGTGATTGTACAAGTTGCGTCCGTGGCTTGCAAACCTCATCTGGAAAG GAAATACAGCTTAATATCTACAGCACTAATAACTCATCAACAAGCGAAAAAGTCCCCTGCAACAGCTCCTTGTGTTCACAACAAAAGCAATGCTCCTCCTCTCAAAGTGTTTGTCCTTATCAAGTTTTATATCTTTCTGAAAACACTTCATCAAGTGGGTACTTGGTAGAGGATTTTTTGCATTTAACTACTGATGACACTCAAAGGACAGCTCATAATGCAACAATCACATTTGG TTGTGGTCAAAGGCAAACTGGTTCATTTTTGGATGGTGCGGCTCCCAATGGCTTATTTGGGCTTGGTATGAGTAATGAATCTGTTCCTAGTACTTTAGCGAGAGAAGGGTTAACTTCCAATTCCTTTTCCATGTGTTTTGGACTTGATGGAGTTGGGAGAATCAGTTTTGGAGATACAGGAAGTTCAGACCAAGGAGAAACACCTTTCAATCTGAGGCAGTCACA TCCAACTTACAACATCAGCATCAGTAAAATACATGTGGGCGGGAACGATTCTAATCTTGAGTTCACTGCAATTTTCGACACTGGTACCTCATTTACATATCTAAATGATCCTGCCTATTCTTTTATATCTGAGAGT TTCAATAACCAGGCAAAAGACAAACGCTATTTATCTGATCCTGGTTTACCTTTTGAATATTGTTATGAGATGAG CTCAATTCAAGCTGTTCCGGAGCTGCCAATTCTAAATCTGGTTATGAAAGGTGGAAGCCAATTTAATGTCACTGACCCCCTAGTAATAGTTGGTCTTCCG GGCAATACAAATATATATTGTCTGGGTATTGTGAAAAGTGGAAATGTGAATATCATTGGAC AAAATTTCATGACGGGTTATCGCATAGTTTTTGATCGTGAAAGGAATGTATTGGGTTGGAAGCCATCAAACT gttatgATCTTTTAGACACCAACATCCTACCTGTCAACCCAATAACTCCTGGAGGGTCACCATCTACAACAGTGAATCCAGAAGCCACCGCAGGGAATAGCAACAATCCTAATGTATTTGGGGAGCCATCATCTTCAGGGAATGGTTCACCTCAGTTGAACTCTTTCACTTTTGCCTTCATTACAGTTCTTATTTCATTCTTTACCGTTTGA
- the LOC110647081 gene encoding uncharacterized protein LOC110647081: MQSFLHFTVTALSRNSPILLVLLLFASLLALFRLFFSVLRAQLLSMAFAHCLLAVPVDTSNHPKTTIPNSFSSPSAAAAESLSLSLSSFSIGSNSRKLSIFPRLQRIGHKAKAKAQESEVSLAADAFTHFKHLLLPITDRNPYLSEGTRQAAATTAALAKKYGADITVVVIDEKQKESFPEHETQMSSIRWHLSEGGFQEFNLLERLGEGNKPTAIIGDVADDLNLDLVVISMEAIHSKHVDANLLAEFIPCPVLLLPL, encoded by the exons ATGCAATCATTTCTTCACTTCACTGTCACTGCACTTTCTCGAAACAGCCCAATCCTTCTCGTTCTTCTCCTCTTCGCTTCCCTTCTCGCGCTTTTCAGGCTCTTCTTCTCTGTATTGCGCGCGCAGCTTTTGTCCATGGCGTTTGCTCACTGCTTGCTAGCTGTTCCTGTTGATACTTCAAATCACCCAAAAACTACAATTCCCAATTCTTTTTCTTCTCCTTCTGCTGCTGCTGCTGAGTCCCTGTCTTTATCTCTCTCTTCGTTTTCTATTGGATCTAACTCCCGAAAACTCTCTATCTTTCCCAGACTCCAAAGAATTGGACATAAAG CCAAGGCTAAGGCACAAGAATCTGAAGTCAGTTTAGCTGCAGATGCCTTTACTCATTTCAAACATCTGCTTCTGCCAATCACGGACAGGAACCCTTATCTTTCTGAGGGTACAAGACAG GCTGCTGCTACTACCGCTGCATTAGCGAAGAAATATGGGGCTGACATCACTGTTGTAG TTATTGATGAAAAGCAGAAAGAATCATTTCCAGAGCATGAAACCCAAATGTCTAGCATTCGCTGGCATCTCTCTGAAG GTGGATTCCAAGAATTCAACTTGTTGGAGCGGCTCGGTGAAGGGAACAAGCCCACCGCCATCATTGGTGATGTTGCTGATGACCTAAACTTAGATTTGGTAGTAATAAGCATGGAAGCAATTCATTCCAAGCATGTGGATGCCAACTTACTGGCTGAGTTCATTCCTTGCCCTGTCTTACTTTTACCATTGTAG
- the LOC110647077 gene encoding la-related protein 1C gives MATTANALSTSIASTPTNHSPRHPTPAAAVENHNRPHSRRGSGGGSRVVSSPWTQIVRGESETVTVAATHSPSAREPMVVTDQPVLVASSSSSLMTTAEEEILDNGNVSNSNAAKRPVWNKPSNGATEVGPVMGAVSWPALSESARASGKPSQDLSKGLSDGSSSVPVPQGTGSASSSSHKQVSNNASPNSTPNHTMSARQRSMKRNGANTSSNGGTPQPPGSQPQTGEVHLNNPSPRDHSQRNSQSRGANDHPQQQRNSFRRNGGPHSRGDGSHHHNYGGRRDQDRANQDWNTHRNFNSRDNHMQPHRVVQRFIRHPPPPPPPPTTAPFIGSPMRAFSSPIGFHEFYYFAGPPPDTLRGMPFVAAPIPPPAMYFTTPDPQLHSKIVNQIDYYFSNDNLIKDTFLRQNMDDQGWVSIKLIAGFNKVSHLTDNIQFILEAIKSSSVVEVQGDKVRRRNDWMRWIMPPSIQFPSVSGPPSLRRSSHDMLAAHVQSISLEENAASHSSGRSPADVHNEAFIGRSSSGELNSQSLVSTTEGTGQVSVRGGSDSST, from the exons atGGCTACGACAGCTAATGCCCTTAGTACCTCGATAGCATCAACGCCGACTAATCACTCACCTCGGCATCCCACCCCTGCGGCTGCCGTTGAGAATCATAATCGCCCTCATTCACGGCGCGGTAGTGGTGGTGGTTCAAGAGTGGTGTCCTCGCCGTGGACACAAATTGTTCGGGGGGAATCGGAGACGGTCACTGTGGCAGCCACTCATTCACCGTCGGCGAGAGAGCCGATGGTTGTGACTGATCAACCAGTGTTGGTTGCTTCATCATCCTCTTCTTTGATGACGACGGCGGAAGAAGAGATTTTGGATAACGGGAATGTTTCCAACAGCAATGCGGCTAAGAGGCCAGTCTGGAATAAGCCGTCGAATGGGGCTACGGAGGTTGGGCCGGTGATGGGAGCGGTTTCCTGGCCTGCTTTGTCTGAGTCAGCTAGGGCTTCAGGGAAGCCGTCTCAAGATTTATCCAAAGGTTTATCTGATGGTTCATCGTCTGTCCCAGTTCCACAG GGAACTGGAAGTGCATCTTCATCTTCACATAAACAAGTTAGCAATAATGCAAGCCCTAATTCAACTCCAAATCATACAATGTCAGCACGCCAGAGATCAATGAAGCGTAATGGTGCTAACACATCTTCCAATGGTGGCACCCCTCAACCACCAGGATCACAGCCCCAAACAGGGGAAGTTCATTTAAATAACCCTTCTCCTAGGGATCATTCACAAAGGAACTCACAATCCCGTGGTGCTAATGATCACCCACAACAGCAGCGCAATTCATTCAGGCGCAATGGCGGTCCACATTCACGTGGAGATGGTTCTCACCATCACAATTATGGGGGCAGACGTGATCAAGATCGTGCAAATCAAGACTGGAACACTCATCGAAACTTCAACAGCAGAGATAACCATATGCAGCCACATAGAGTTGTCCAAAGGTTTATTAGGCATCCACCACCTCCACCGCCACCACCTACTACTGCCCCATTTATTGGATCCCCAATGCGGGCCTTTAGCAGTCCCATTGGATTCCATG aattttattattttgctgGCCCACCTCCAGACACTCTCAGAGGCATGCCTTTTGTTGCAGCACCAATACCACCTCCTGCAATGTATTTTACTACTCCAGACCCTCAGTTGCATTCTAAGATAGTGAATCAGATAGATTATTATTTCag TAATGACAATTTAATTAAAGATACATTCTTGCGGCAGAACATGGATGACCAGGGCTGGGTATCTATTAAATTAATAGCAGGCTTCAACAAA GTTTCACATTTGACTGACAATATCCAGTTTATATTGGAGGCTATAAAAAGTTCATCTGTTGTTGAAGTACAG GGCGACAAAGTAAGGAGGCGAAACGATTGGATGAGATGGATAATGCCACCTTCTATTCAGTTTCCAAGTGTTTCAGGTCCTCCGTCACTTAGGAGGTCCAGTCATGACATGCTGGCAGCCCATGTCCAAAGTATTTCATTGGAGGAGAATGCTGCTAGCCACAGCAGTGGAAGGAGTCCAGCAGATGTGCATAATGAAGCATTTATCGGCAGATCTTCATCTGGGGAATTGAATAGCCAGTCGCTTGTATCTACTACTGAAGGAACAGGTCAAGTCAGTGTACGGGGAGGTTCAGATTCATCTACTTGA